The genomic window AATCAccttacaatttcatttttcattcacAGTCTACTTGCCAAACAACTGGGTAAACATCGAGTTAAGCGTTGGTTCTGTAATCAATGCTTACAATACTCGACGAGTGAGGAGAGGGCGGCTCAACATACATTGAGATGTAGTCGGATGGTTACCGAGGGACCAAGAAAGGATCAGAAGATCACCTTTAAAAATCATCACCGTCAGTTGGAGGTTCCGTTCGTCGTGTATGCAGACTTTGAATGTATATTGGAACCAGTATCATTAGATGTAAGTGTAAACacgaaaattattaataagcaTGTGCCAGTAGCATTCGCATACTACATAAAGTGTGCATTTGACTCTGGCTTAGATAAGTTTGTTTCGAAGACAGGAGGTGATGTTGCTCgcactttcattaaaaatttaacgtCAGATTTGTCCGATTTGTATGAGAACCACATGAAAATAGTGGTTCCAATGCACATGAGTCATAATGAGTTAGATAATTTTAGGAAAGCGAGCATTTGCCACATATGTaagggtattttaaataatgatagAGTGAAAGATCATTGTCATTTTACAGGTAGATATAGAGGTGCAGCCATAATTCCTGTAATCTTAATTACAAGACGGGTGATTTTATCCCCGTATTCTTTCACAATTTCTCCAAATACGattctcatttgtttgttaaagAACTTGGAGAAATTGAGGgggaaataaaagttattccTTTGAATAAGGAattgtatatttcaatttctaaatatCTCCCTCTAAGGAAAAATATGCTAGAAATCAGGTTTTTGGATACTATCAGATTCATGCCCTCTAGTCTAGACACACTCGCGGGGAATTTGAGTGAGGAGAATTTTAATGTGCTGAAATCACAGTACAAAAACAAGTCCGATTTTGAACTACTTCGCAGGAAAGGAGTTTTCCCATATGAATATTTAGATTCTGTTGAAAAACTAGATGAAACTTCTCTCCCACCGAGATCCAAGTTCTATAGTAATTTAACAGAGTCAGAATGTTCAGAAGAGGATTACGCTCATGCCATCCAAGTATGGCATCATTTTAATTGTCGTTCATTGAAGGAATACTtagaattgtatttgaaaactgatgttttattgttaacagacgtttttcaaaattttaggGCAATTTGTTCTTCAATTTACAATCTTGACCCAGCCCATTATTACACTACACCAGGATTGTCGTGGGATGCTATGTTAAAAACCACAGAGATTGAACTCGAGTTACTCACTGATATTGATATGATTACATATGTTAAGAGTGGAATTCGGGGTGGGTTGGTGCAATGTAGTCATAGAcatacaaaagcaaaccacaaatacttaaaaaatttcGATCCTACTAAAGAATcggaatttttaatgtatgtggatgcaaacaatttgtatggATGGGCTATGTCTGAACCACTACCTTACGGTGAGTTCAAATGGTTAGACACGAATCAGATTAAGAGTTTTAATCTAGAAAATATTCATGAAAATAGTGAGTATGGATATATTCTAGAGGTTGATCTAGATTACCCTTACTCACTTCATGATGAACATAATGATCTACCATTCTGTCCGGATAACAAGCTACCATCAAGCAGTTGTAAAACTCCCAAGTTAATAGCCGATCTCGCTGAAAAGAAGAATTATATCATATACTATAAGACTTTAAAACAGTGTATGAGACATGGcttggaattaaaaaaaattcactcCATCCTTCAATTTAGGCAGAAAGCCTGgctcaaaaaatatattgatataaacaCTGAGCATAGGACCAgagccaaaaataattttgaaaaagatttttttaaattattgaacaatGCTGTTTATGGAAAAACCATGGAAAACAGTGAAAAAAGGGTGGATGTACGAATAATAACGGAGTGGGACTATCCAGTTGAAAATAGGAAGTTAGGACGACCCAAATTATGTGCCAGggatttaatatcaaaatctAATTTTCATAGTGCATCAAGGTTCAGTGAAACTATGtatgcaattcaaatgaagAGGTTACACAACATTTGTGATAAACCAATTTATTTAGGATTTGTAGTGTTGGAGatgtcaaaatataaaatgtatgacTTCCATTATGACTACATGAAACCTAAGTTTGGGAAagcactcaaattaaattatatggatacggattcatttatttatagcataaAAACACAATGATTTTTATGCAGATATTCGGGATGATGTGGAGTTAAAGTTTGACACGTCCGAATATCCAGATGAATTGGCCGAGTTGTATAAGTTTAAGAAATGTAATAAGAAACGATTAGGTTTCTTTAAGGATGAGTTGCATGGTAAACCAATGACTGAGTTTGTTGGTTTACGCTCAAAAATGTATGCATACACTTATGAAAATTTCGATAACTCTGGTGAAATATGcgtcaaaaaaaataaggggGTAAAGGCATGTTGTTTGATGGGCATTTCattatcaaattattcaaatactttGTATACAGGAAAGCAAGAACGTTCTAGTATGCAGTTGTTTAGGTCTAGAGGGCATGAAATCACTACAGTCGAAGTAACAAAAACTACATTAGATAGTCAGGATGATAAACGAATAATAGAAGAAGATAAGATTTCAACTATAGCAAGAGCACATTATTTAGTAATACCCTTTGAAATTGAGAGTTCCATATCAATTTTAGAAGCGGAGTCAAGAGTTTGGCGCAGCCAAATGTTTGCACTACAGAACTCACACAGTAACCAAACTAGtgtgaacaaaataaataatcttaaaagAAAGTTGGATAATAATGAAAGTGCGATCAACATTTACGAAGGACAATTAATATGTCATTTCTTGTTAATagataatatgaaaaaaagaaaactagaTGATTAGATTAATAAACAatactttattgaaattgaaatgtataaattaaaaaaaataaaaaatgtttaaaattaagtgtacatattagtaaattaagaaaaataaaaaattataaataacttgaagataaaataaaaagaaaaaatacaaaacacaaaattgttttcaatcttataatattacaaaatttcattcttATGAATCCAGCTGTCTTCGGTTTTGGGGAAGCCCAACCAGCGCACTAGAGCTCTATTGCCTTTcttttttaacactttttcaACCAGATAAGTGTTAggaaaacttgtttttttcagtTCCTCTTTGTAGAAACCACCTTGAATTGGATTCCCATTGAAGTCTTGTAGTAAGTATGTTGTTGGgtaagtattttgtactttgcttattttaaaaatttcagttGTCCAATTAGGAGTATAGCCTTTTTCAAATACGTGTTTGTACTTGCTGATGCGTACATAGtcacccattttcaatttgcttcccgcaaacattttaatgttattgtagacggttttcaaaatatgtttctcatttttagtatttacatTAACGGGTGGCATTCGTATAGTTCTATGATGTCTATTGTTGTAAACGGAAATTAGTGATTTGAATATATCAACCCACTTGTATGTACCATTGAAACTAAATTCACGCCACATTAGGTCTTTTAATGATCTATTAAATCGTTCAACAATTGAGGCCTTTAGACTACTAAATGTTGAATAGTGGTTGATTCCATATCGTTTCATTAATATCTTAAATTGGTGTGTTAAAGAACTCTTTTCCATCGTCTGTTTGAAGATTTTTGGGGAATCCTCTCCctgattgaaatattttctccATGGCCTCAGCAacatcttttgcatttttagacTTTATTGCTTCCCCCCATCCAAATTTTGAGAATGTGTCTCTATCACTGTTAGCATGTAGCGATACCCATTGTTTGAGTGTGCATACTTCCCCATTTCAACCAAGTCAGCTTGCCATAATTCGTTTATCCCTTTTGTTATGACTCTACGTCTAAGAAAATGCTTACGTGAAGGAGcatgtatttcattaattattccCCGTCTAgacatatttattactttcgaATATGAGAGCGTATAATTTTATCAAGAATATCTGATGTAGTTTTCTCAGTCTTGATTATTCGCTGATCAACTGTAGTCAATTTATCGGATAATAATCTCTCATTCCTTTCTTGATGACTTGAAATCATTGATGTTAGAAAATTTCTCAAATCGTTTACAACTTGGTCTACATATTCTTTTATCGCCAAGTCGGCATTCTCAATTGGTAAGCGACCATTTTTTAAACGTCTTCCTTGAATATTATAACTTCCATCATTATCAATGTAGAGTCCTGGTATTTTCTCACGTCGTTTTAAATGAATAGAGATCTGCTTATCATTTACATAACGTCCAAACTTGTCAACAGACATGATGATTATAagttcatttcaatattatcaatcaattatatatgaatttagtGTATAATTTGAGCCTCTCTCAATTCTTCAATTATTGATGTAATTTCATTAGTATGATTCGTATTTCCAGCTGTTTGAGAGGCAATTAAGAGTTGTAATCGTTCAACCAACTCATTTGGATCGTCCCAATATACATAATTGGGTTTATTCGTCGCGCGAGTGACATGAAACCAGTTCCAGAAACAATagattttgagaatttatgtGTAGACTCGGCAGTAC from Drosophila albomicans strain 15112-1751.03 unplaced genomic scaffold, ASM965048v2 utg000102l_pilon, whole genome shotgun sequence includes these protein-coding regions:
- the LOC127566360 gene encoding uncharacterized protein LOC127566360, with product MLEIRFLDTIRFMPSSLDTLAGNLSEENFNVLKSQYKNKSDFELLRRKGVFPYEYLDSVEKLDETSLPPRSKFYSNLTESECSEEDYAHAIQVWHHFNCRSLKEYLELYLKTDVLLLTDVFQNFRAICSSIYNLDPAHYYTTPGLSWDAMLKTTEIELELLTDIDMITYVKSGIRGGLVQCSHRHTKANHKYLKNFDPTKESEFLMYVDANNLYGWAMSEPLPYGEFKWLDTNQIKSFNLENIHENSEYGYILEVDLDYPYSLHDEHNDLPFCPDNKLPSSSCKTPKLIADLAEKKNYIIYYKTLKQCMRHGLELKKIHSILQFRQKAWLKKYIDINTEHRTRAKNNFEKDFFKLLNNAVYGKTMENSEKRVDVRIITEWDYPVENRKLGRPKLCARDLISKSNFHSASRFSETMYAIQMKRLHNICDKPIYLGFVVLEMSKYKMYDFHYDYMKPKFGKALKLNYMDTDSFIYSIKTQ